The region TCCTGAAATGCCTTTTTAATGAGTTTCTTTTTCCGTCTTTTTGCTGCTTCACTGGTGACTCTTATTTTATAGGCCTTTTGAAGAGAGTGCCGTATTAATAGTGCTCTCGGAGAATGCCACAACATTCGGAGGAGCTGGATATTGGTTTATTCCAGGGGCGCTGATCAGGAAGACTGGCTCTCAAACACAAAGTGTTTCCTTCACTTTATTTAAATGAGCTCTGCATTTGCATTGTGATGGGCCGCTCTTACTTTAGAGCTGAAGAGGAGGAAAAAATGAGATTTTCAGATCAAATTGACCCAGGCAGTGGTGCATTACGAAACTGGCAGGCAGAGTCTGAAAGCCTCTTGTTCGATCAGGGCATGAGTCGGCGCGCGGAGCCAAGCAGCGCACGCAAAGCGGAGAGCGGCACTGACGTGCATGATGCCGCAGGCGTGTTTGATTGAGCTTTGGCACGAAGCGGTGCGTTGTTGAGGATGTAACAGCGCTGTGGAGCTGTGTAGGACAGTGACCCTGCATTCACAGTGTAATAGCGCTACAGAAGAGGATGGTTTGCTTGCACAGGTCCAATATAGAGCCTTAGACGCTCACCATTTAAATGCCTGGGCTATTTGTCGTTGGCATACTAAgttaaaatgaaattcagttttaTAGACCTAAAGGTGTTTATATAACTTTTATAGATTTGAAAGTACAACAATCAGTCACTCTCCCCTTACATTTCTTTATGAATATATTTAATGAAGGATCTTAAGAAGCTATTTTAATGCGGACATGTTTCCTCCACCATAAACAAAAACTTGAGTTTTCAAACTCAAACTGATTAGTGTGGATGCTGCCTAATACAATTTAGATTAAAAACACAATTTCCCTATATTTACGCCTCTCATTAACAATAGAATGGCATAGATATTTGAAATGCTCTCCGTGAccatactttggaaaattatgatGTTAGGAAATTATAAACAGAGTTTACAAACTTAAAtgaattagtgtggacgtggtctGGAATATAGCAAGTTGACACAGGTGCCcagcagagtaaccacatgtgtagttcatcacaATAAATATGGATTAAGTACTATCTTATTAAGATTTTTCCCCatataactattttttttataattttaatccTAATAaacttcttttaaaatgttttgcatgaaaGTGTGATATCTTGTATTTAAAATACCACTTTGTTATCAAATGCAAAGCCACTCATATATTTTAAGTGTCAAATTACTTTTTGGGGACCATTATATTGCATGTAGAGTCTCTGAAAAAGAAGAATgtactgaaaaataaaatgcagtttTTTAGTCATCACTCTTCTCTTGCAGAATGCACTTCCTGTAGTACttctacagaaaataaaaaaattaaagatgcACATAAGTTATGCATTGTCTTTCTTTTTTGCAGGGGAGAGGCCATTTCAGTGTAACCAGTGCGGTGCCTCCTTCACTCAGAAAGGCAACCTGCTTCGACACATCAAACTCCACTCTGGCGAGAAACCCTTCAAATGTCACCTGTGTAACTATGCTTGCCGCCGTAGAGATGCCCTTACTGGTCACCTGCGCACTCACTCGGGTAACTTATTCTCCTGCACAGTTATATGTAATTTCTTGTCATTTCAAATTGCTGATTCAACATAGATCACATGAGCCACAATAcatgtatgactccagtggaagTACATTTTATGGCATGATTGAGCAGATGTTGTTTATATTTTGAACTGACAGTCGGAAAACCCCATAAGTGCGCATACTGTGGGCGCAGTTACAAGCAGCGGAGTTCGCTGGAGGAACACAAGGAAAGATGTCACAACTACCTGCAGTGCATGGGCCTTCAGAACAGCATTTATACAGGTCTGTGAACAACAGAATACTCTCTAACCTTCCCACTCATTCCACTAACCTTTTTGAAGTTACCATAGCAAATGTTAAGAATATAGATGAAAGgtggcctgggtagttcagcgagttgacgttgactaccaccccttgagtcgcaTGTTCGAATccagtgcatgctgagtgactccagccaggtctcctgagcaaccaaattgacccggttgctagggagggtggagtcacatagggtaacctcctcgtggtcgcaattaggtgttctcgctctcaatggggtgtttGGCAAGTTGTGCgtagatcgtggagagtagcatgagcctccacatgctgtgagtctctgtggtgtcatgcacaacgagtcacgtgataagatacgcaaattgacggtctcagaagtagaggcaactgagacttgtcctccgccacccggattgaggtgagtaacagtgtcaccacaaggacctactaagtagtgggaattgagcattccaaattgggtgaaaaaagggatcattttctttttttattacatttaaaaaacattatatagaTGAACTGTGGCTTACCCATAACCCTTTGTTTGCATATTATGGCTCAGATGTCATTTAAGAAAGTGTCTGGGTTATGCTTTCTTTGAATTTACTCAGAAAAAGTACAATCCAAAATTACTGCAAATTTAAGGTCAACAGTTGAAGTACAACTACCGTCATTCCATTCCTTCCTGGATTCCCTGCCCAAATATTGCCATTCAGATTTTCAGAGCCATAAATGAACAATTGAGCACATACAAACTAGTTCAAGCAGAGATTAGAATATGACATATCTTAATAAAATGATTGAAAGCACATCAGTCTTAATTATCTACAATGTAGCCTTTTTTCAcaatccaaatttttttttcagaggATGAGCTCAGGTTAGATATGAGTATTTGAATCTTATGTATGGTTTCTTTGTCTTTCTATAGTGAAGGAAGAGAACAGCCAGAATATGCAGAGGGAAGACATGTCTGCATCTGAGAGGGCCTTGGTGCTAGACAGGATAGCTAACAATGTAGCTAAGCGTAAGAGCTCTATGCCACAGAGGTTTGTGGGTAAGAGTTGAAGTTTGCTTTTCTTTGTATACATTGCAGAAGTTATTAGAGCAATGATACTTTGCAAATCAGATCAACTTGAGATAAATATCATAGCATTTATTTGATATTTCTGAAGAAAGATGAAAATAAGAACATAAATTACAGAACTGTGCAATGATAGGGAGACCCCACATTTCCCTTCATTTGATGAGTTCACATAAATTAAAGAATAATGAATTTGTGTATTGCTAATTGTTTTAAGATGTCTTTCAATTACAtataatcagccacaacattaaaaccacctgcctaatattgtgtaggtcccgctcatgtcgccaaaacagcgccaacctatTCTTAGAtgccattcttctcaccacaattgtaaagaatgtttatctgagttactgtagactttgtcagtttgaaacagtctggccattctccgttgacctctctcatcaacaagacatttccatccgctGAACTGCcgctcacaaaaaaacaaaaagcatccagtgaggatcagttctgtggatggaaatgtcttgttgatgagagaggtcaacagagaatggccagactggttcaaactgacaaagtctacagtaactctgataacagctctgtacaattgtggtgagaagaatagcatctcagaatgctattctgagatgggggttggcgcagttttggtggcatgagggggatattagacaatattaggcaggtggttttattgttgtggctgatcgttgtatATACTGCAttgcattttaaagaaatattacaggttcaattcaagttatgctcaatcaacagcatttatggcaaaatactgattaccacaaaaaattattttgaatcgtccccttccttttctttaaataaataaataaaaaatgtatgttaatgtatttaaaataaaagtggatggggccaatttttgaagggtttaaactGTGTGGGTTTGAAAGGGtttgaaatgtgaagcttataattttattaaagcacaaatgctgtccattgagcttaacttgtactgaaaccAGAATAATCCTTTAATCTTTTGTAACAATCAACAAGCCCTAAATCCTTCAGAACTCTGCAGAATTGGAATGCCCACGATTTATATATTTACCCGCCCCTTTCGTGTTCATTTATTAAAAGATTTGGCAAATTTTAGAATCCTCAGTTAAACACAGATTTCTGCCCAAATCATAAAGTTCACTTTCAAGTTCTATTTGGGCCTTGCAATAGgtccatttataaataaataatgtgatttgttattttataaatcACAGTACTAAGTCCATTTGATATTTACCCCAAGTTATGTCAATTTATATGCTCATCTCTTCATTTTGGTGTttacttaaaggaaaagttcaccaaaaatggaaaattctgtgatcattattttatgttgttgtgaACCAGACTGACTTTCTTTCAtatacagaacacaaaaggagatattttaaggAATATATCAGTTTTCACAACACAATGGCATTGGATATTGTctcactttaaagctcaaaaatgATGCATAGGTGtcctaaaagtagtccatgtgactcgtgcATCAAGTCTTCCGGAGGCATACAAAAATCTTGAAGCCGCGTCCATGAGTGCGATGAGAAATGCTTGTTTTCAGTGACATCATTGTACTTTGTGTGAGTTCTTGTGTAAACGCATTATACTGAGAAAGAGCATTTTGTTACTTTTGGATCCTTTTTTAAGCTTATAAGTGAGGCACTTTCAACTGccactgtattgaaaagacagtccatgatattcattaaaacatcctccttttgtgttccgcacaAGAAAggaagtaatatgggtttgacaCAACATGAGAGTAAGTTTTAATTTATGGTTAAACTATTCCAAATTTGATTACAAGATGATGAAGACGTGACCCTTTTTTATGAGTTTACCAGTGAGGTTGTATCAAATATTATATCATAAGAAAGAAGAAATGTCTGTTGCTTcaatgaaattaataaataaaatcctcATTGCTTACACAGTTCTTGACtttctatttacatttacaaagtAAATTCAGATATCAAATCAGTTAAACATTtgctcttttttctctttttcacagGAGAGCATCGTTTGTCAGAGCTCTCATTTGAGGGTGGCTCGAGCGAGCTAATGCAGCCTCATGTGATTGATCAGGCCATCAACAGTGCTATTAGTTACCTGGGAGCAGAGTCATTGCGGCCTCTGGTTCAGGCTTCCCCTGGCTCCTCTGACATGGTGGTCAGCCCTATCTACAATCTCCACAAGACGCAATCAGCCGATGGCAATGGCGTGTCAGCTAAAGACAGTGCTGCGGAGCATCTTCTTCTGCTCTCCAAGTCCAAATCAGCCTCAGTGGAGAAGGACGGCTCCCCAAGCCACAGTGGCCAAGACTCCACTGACACAGAAAGCAACAACGAGGAGCGGGTGGCCGGAGGAGGCGGTGCAGCTGCAGGTGGTCTCATCTACCTGACCAATCATATGGCCCCAGGTATGCGTAACGGAGGCCTGCCTTTGGTGAAAGAGGAGCAGCAGCGGCATTATGAGGCCTTGCGGGCAGCAGGTATCGATCTGAGCATGGCAGCATCGGAGGGGTTTAAGGTGCTGAGCGGAGAAGAAGAGGTGAGGGCATACCGATGCATCCATTGCAGGGTTTTGTTCCTGGATCACGTCATGTACACCATCCACATGGGTTGCCATGGCTTCCGAGACCCCTTCGAGTGCAACTTGTGTGGTTACCGCAGCCAGGACCGCTACGAGTTCTCCTCGCATATCACACGTGGAGAGCATCGTTTCTGAGTAAACACACAGAGACATTCAACATGCACAACACTTATACATGACTACACACATATTGAGTAAACAATTCAACTTGTcacacttttaaatgttttatttttttagacactCTCCAAACACTGAACGGATATTTggaattgttatttttttgttttgttttaagtttcatgtgacattgattgattgaatgattgattgatttgaacatatgtacatacagtatatatttcacTTTCTTGTCTATTTTTTTATACTGTGGTGTGAGTTACTTGTGAGTTTGTAAACCAAAATAAGAATtgtaactgaaaaaataaattgtgcataTTCAAGATTCTTAACATGCTTTTAGCTGCCCTGAAGTTACAAAGACAAAATAGTAAAAAGAGTAAAGCTACTAAAAACACAAAGTATAAAATTATTATACAGTattgtgtacatttataaaattgtatttgtaatagTAGTGAAGTAATCTGATCTATTTCGGTTTCTCTCAATTACCTGTTCAAACTGTTATAAAAACCTAATATTATTTTTGTCATcaacttaattttttatataaatatttttatattatctaAGCAGTTTaaacaagttaatataatttgtttttatttattacagtgaAAGAATATTGTGAGTTTTCCATTTTGTGTATAGATGACCTTTTGAAACGCTCTTATGTTATCTATGATATTGAACCACAACATCTTGTACCTGTGTGAATTATAAattagatgtttttattttatttaacagtaCATAGTTTGACGgtattttacatgtttacatcaacatcctaaaatatatatacctgcaaaataaaataaaaaatattttacatttgttcaaCCGAAGGGGGTTTTAAGGGTAatctttttttaacatttaaaatcaaattgcTTATGTCGATTGCTTGATGAGTCTGTACCATTTGTTAGTTGCAATCCAACTAATGAATTATGAATGAAGTTTAAGCGCACACACCATAAACTCATGTCACTATTATTAGTGCATAATGAGTCCTAACATTAATGCAATGTGAGAGTTTTAAGAGAAAATCAAAGGCCACttgaaaataatgataaaaaaagtcTCTCTATGGCCAAGTGGGATAATTAACAACAGAAGGatgtcattaaattaaataacatgTGCTCCACAGTATAAGATGCAAATCTCTGCCGGgtcatctccttcacacacacaacacataataccaatgcttgattttcatgcagtctGTCCAATAGTAGCCACAGATCAGTATCTTTAGTGAATACAACGCTGTGAACTCCTTCTCCATTACAGCTTGGAGATTTCAGCTCATGAGTtgtgggaagcttgatataatcAGCTATTAAAAATAGGACGAAATTCAaaaatctttcaaaataaaagtcctgctcTCTCAACTCATTGTGTGAAATAGAAGACATTacgacagaaaaatattactactgtaatAAAAGTATTATATTCAAAGCAGTCGCAATAATCCTCAtagtaaaataatataatgtgaaatggttatattattagtattattatctgtTCTATCACAAAAGCAAGTTCACTGAATATCACCATGATGTGATTTAACCATGGCAGCCTTTTGACTCTGGTAATCAGATtgatttcatttaatgttttcattaataatgtgtttttattttatttcctttttttttttttttttttacaaaaaattatatatacgtatatatttcatttgattaaatctttacagtatttactgtatttgattaaacacaatttgatctgaacatttaattaaaacatttaacatgtaatccagaaaaaataaaacaaaaggcaTAATTTGTGTCTAAATGCATTTCTTTATGGAGTTCTTTTTGTCAATAATTTTCTGAGGTTTTTTTAGTTGTTGCCTAACTACCGAGTTAGTATTGATACAGTAGGGCTGGTATCCTACCGAAGCCAAAATGTTGTTATCGGAGCAACCCTAGTCTgtgcgagccacctactgacaaaccacttttaaaatgactgctttgCCCTTGCATAATATAAaggtaaagttgtttaatttcaTTAAGCAGTTAGATCAAAAAAGCATTATGCTCCTAGATCATCTACATGACAATTTGCCTGAGATGTACAGTATGTCACCTCTAAGACAAATTgctttcaaaatgaaaatttgagAGAAAATTCATAGACATTGAAGATAAACTCATTTTAATGTGTGGGTTGAAACAGCATTTATAGCACTATGGCTTTAGCAAATGCCATTAATAATAATGCACAATGGCCAAAGAGAGATGGAATGAACTGAACGAGAGCAGATCTGtatagagagcaagagagagcttGACCCAAGAGCTCATCAGCTCTTCGCAACAACACACACATCCAGATGGCTGCTGTGTTATTGGGTGAAAACGGGAAGCAGCTTTGGCCAATGCAGAGCCCCCCACGCTTCACTGGGACTTAACCGTGGAGAAAGTGAATTTGCATGAGAGGGATAATCTGTCCAGCAACCCACCCCCACTTCACTTACTTGgccaatattttgccattttatgATTATCAACAGCATAGATGTCGATAACCGTGGCCCAATAACAGAAGTGTTGTTATACCCTTTCAGTCTCAAAATTTACCAACAGATTTGTCAATggacacttttttttatatatatattaaatattgtgtaaaagaaatactcattgcatttcagcaattttgtgtacatcttattttgtcattaaattgtattgcATTGGCATTATATCAGCCATCGGCAATTAAAAAACCTCAACTGATTGATCACTACTGTGAAGTTTTGAAAGGTGGATTTATAAAAAACTTTGTTCATCATACAACATGATCATATaccttggaatatgacacatagACTATacttaataaagcacccaaaAGGGTGTTAGGGTGAATCTAGACacttttaaatttaataaaattgccAGATTGCCTTTTCTTGTACATTTaccacatctgctgttcacacatgcAACTGCTTTTCCTATTTTTTCCCCCATCTTGCTACCATTCACACAACAGCTCCAAaattttgttaaagggatagttaatcaaaaatgaaaattctcttatcatttacttaactctaaatctccactttcacttttacatctgaaagtgaaagtgaaaaaaggacttaaatattcacccacacctattatatcacctctgaatatatggatttaaacactggagtcatatggattacttttacatttccttcatgtgatttttgttgccacaaatgtctgatcaccattcacttgcattgaatggacttaCAGATctgagattcttctaaaaatcttcatttgtgttctgctgaagaaaggaagtcatacacactgGGATgggcatgagtaaatgataagaattttcatttttgggtcaactatcccttatAAACTCTTTGTCATTTCATGGAGAGGCTTTAGGTATTGTGCATCCCTTGTTCCCAAAAGAGGATATTTTATCAAAAGTAACAGATCACTTACCATTCCTATAGTATGTAGACAAATAGTCTGCCCAATGCGACATCTCTTTTGGCCCTATGCAGACATCTTACTTTAGAATGTCCTGATGTTTTACGTGCTAAAtccatattgttttttatttgcttgtttgtataatgaatgatgacagaattcatttttaggtgatcaatccctttaaggtgaatattagttGTAGATACAGTGATGAGAATGTGTTGCCTAGCTCCAGAGGAATTCTGTGTGCCTGTCCTCTCAGTCCAGCTGTGAGCTGCCCCTGCTGTTCTGACAGCCATCCACATCTCCTAAGGGATGGACTCACTACTTGCACTGCTGGCTAATTTTACAAAGTTTCAACACTCTGGCCAACCACAGAACCTTAAAATATTCATTAACCCGCTTGacaaaaagatgaaaaataaataacacccTTTTTCATGGGCTTCCAGTTTTTCTAAGATTgtttcatgaaaattacatgactgatTCATTTCATGTGAGCACAATCTATAATCGGTGCCTCTGCTGGAGATGAAGACAACCCGAGAGTCAGAGTTTAGAATTGAATTAAACTTTTAAATCCCACTCATCTTCTGAGGTGTATTAACATTCAAGCTTACTTCTTGTAAGAAATGTTTTTAGTTGCAAGGAAGAACCAAATAAATCAATCAGCCATCTCTCTTTCAATTTTCCTAGACTTCAGTCATCAGGTTTCATGTAATACAGTCCTTTCACTttaacacatacagtatcatTTGCAAATGGAAATTTAATGCTAATGCAGGGGCATAAAATACCAAAACAACAGAAAGAAATTTCAGAGAAGATCCCACTCAAATGAAGTGACAGAATTCAAAACCATCTGAAAATTCAACAAAAAATCCATACTGAGAGGAAAGTTTTTGATTAGTTTTAGAAATATCTCTTTCATATTGTAGCAAGACTTTGAGAGACTTTATGGAGTTATAAATTATGCTCATTTAGGTTTAAATaaaactttgtctcagatgtttctcctagaATTCCTTTGGGCGAAATAGAAACAAGTGAGACAATTGTCAACCTACAAGAGCACAAAAAGGCAATAAAATATGGCTGGAATATCTCAGATCAATATGTTCTTGGGAAAATTTGATAAGAAATGATTGAGTTCATATTGTCATCTCTGATTTTTGATTGCAGACTGCAGCTTTGCAAcactgagcacagtttgagacattgttgagatatgTTTTGAAACTCTATAGAaggggtctttttctcaggattaaaatctgagaagcaggagacttaaaTAACATATTTGATTGTCTATTTAATCAATTTAGGAGAAAGCGATctttgtggattttctttcttAAGAATATTATGGAAGGCAGGAATCTACAAGGTCCTTTTAAACAAACAGAATGTCCTCA is a window of Xyrauchen texanus isolate HMW12.3.18 chromosome 24, RBS_HiC_50CHRs, whole genome shotgun sequence DNA encoding:
- the ikzf1 gene encoding DNA-binding protein Ikaros isoform X4; translation: MAASDGLLGVSFYWHDTKRGAKVCCLDSPSRFGLWNKSLQNASYEHRDRAMLGWKEEVQWRGEGPRAEFHSAAAALRTSAHGAAGDSWKSFILQTQGIAEYLHRMETEEAKEMSQIAGRDSPNVNDGGEDQDEAMPVPEDLSTSTGLQHNNRTDKPLGERPFQCNQCGASFTQKGNLLRHIKLHSGEKPFKCHLCNYACRRRDALTGHLRTHSVGKPHKCAYCGRSYKQRSSLEEHKERCHNYLQCMGLQNSIYTGEHRLSELSFEGGSSELMQPHVIDQAINSAISYLGAESLRPLVQASPGSSDMVVSPIYNLHKTQSADGNGVSAKDSAAEHLLLLSKSKSASVEKDGSPSHSGQDSTDTESNNEERVAGGGGAAAGGLIYLTNHMAPGMRNGGLPLVKEEQQRHYEALRAAGIDLSMAASEGFKVLSGEEEVRAYRCIHCRVLFLDHVMYTIHMGCHGFRDPFECNLCGYRSQDRYEFSSHITRGEHRF
- the ikzf1 gene encoding DNA-binding protein Ikaros isoform X1 produces the protein METEEAKEMSQIAGRDSPNVNDGGEDQDEAMPVPEDLSTSTGLQHNNRTDKPLACNIKVEARSDEENGLSCEMNGEEEEECAAEDLRVLDGSGAKVNGSHAGPDSKPAAYPMAGGIRLPNGKLKCDICGIVCIGPNVLMVHKRSHTGERPFQCNQCGASFTQKGNLLRHIKLHSGEKPFKCHLCNYACRRRDALTGHLRTHSVGKPHKCAYCGRSYKQRSSLEEHKERCHNYLQCMGLQNSIYTVKEENSQNMQREDMSASERALVLDRIANNVAKRKSSMPQRFVGEHRLSELSFEGGSSELMQPHVIDQAINSAISYLGAESLRPLVQASPGSSDMVVSPIYNLHKTQSADGNGVSAKDSAAEHLLLLSKSKSASVEKDGSPSHSGQDSTDTESNNEERVAGGGGAAAGGLIYLTNHMAPGMRNGGLPLVKEEQQRHYEALRAAGIDLSMAASEGFKVLSGEEEVRAYRCIHCRVLFLDHVMYTIHMGCHGFRDPFECNLCGYRSQDRYEFSSHITRGEHRF
- the ikzf1 gene encoding DNA-binding protein Ikaros isoform X2, with amino-acid sequence METEEAKEMSQIAGRDSPNVNDGGEDQDEAMPVPEDLSTSTGLQHNNRTDKPLACNIKVEARSDEENGLSCEMNGEEEEECAAEDLRVLDGSGAKVNGSHAGPDSKPAAYPMAGGIRLPNGKLKCDICGIVCIGPNVLMVHKRSHTGERPFQCNQCGASFTQKGNLLRHIKLHSGEKPFKCHLCNYACRRRDALTGHLRTHSVGKPHKCAYCGRSYKQRSSLEEHKERCHNYLQCMGLQNSIYTGEHRLSELSFEGGSSELMQPHVIDQAINSAISYLGAESLRPLVQASPGSSDMVVSPIYNLHKTQSADGNGVSAKDSAAEHLLLLSKSKSASVEKDGSPSHSGQDSTDTESNNEERVAGGGGAAAGGLIYLTNHMAPGMRNGGLPLVKEEQQRHYEALRAAGIDLSMAASEGFKVLSGEEEVRAYRCIHCRVLFLDHVMYTIHMGCHGFRDPFECNLCGYRSQDRYEFSSHITRGEHRF
- the ikzf1 gene encoding DNA-binding protein Ikaros isoform X3, producing the protein METEEAKEMSQIAGRDSPNVNDGGEDQDEAMPVPEDLSTSTGLQHNNRTDKPLGERPFQCNQCGASFTQKGNLLRHIKLHSGEKPFKCHLCNYACRRRDALTGHLRTHSVGKPHKCAYCGRSYKQRSSLEEHKERCHNYLQCMGLQNSIYTVKEENSQNMQREDMSASERALVLDRIANNVAKRKSSMPQRFVGEHRLSELSFEGGSSELMQPHVIDQAINSAISYLGAESLRPLVQASPGSSDMVVSPIYNLHKTQSADGNGVSAKDSAAEHLLLLSKSKSASVEKDGSPSHSGQDSTDTESNNEERVAGGGGAAAGGLIYLTNHMAPGMRNGGLPLVKEEQQRHYEALRAAGIDLSMAASEGFKVLSGEEEVRAYRCIHCRVLFLDHVMYTIHMGCHGFRDPFECNLCGYRSQDRYEFSSHITRGEHRF